From Pseudomonas fluorescens:
CACACCGCCAATCCCGAACACCAGGGTCACCGACACAATCACCAGATTGCGCGCCTCGCCCAGGTCGATCTTGTGGCGGATCAGCGTGTTCATGCCCACTGCGGCAATCGAACCGAACAACAGGCATAGAATCCCGCCCATCACCGGCACCGGGATGCTCTGCAGCAGTGCGCCGAACTTACCGATAAACGCCAGGCTGATGGCAAAGATGGCGGCCCAGGTCATGATCTTCGGGTTGTAGTTCTTGGTCAGCATCACCGCGCCCGTCACTTCGGCGTAGGTGGTGTTCGGCGGGCCGCCAAACAGGCCAGCGGCCGTGGTGGCGATGCCGTCGCCCAGCAAGGTGCGGTGCAGGCCCGGTTTTTTCAGGTAGTCGCGCCCCGTCACGCTGCCCACCGCGATCACGCCGCCGATATGTTCGATCGCCGGAGCCAGGGCTACCGGGACGATAAACAGGATCGCCTGCCAGTTGAACTCCGGCGCGGTGAAGTGGGGCAGGGCGAACCACGGTGCGGCGGCGATCTTCGCCGTGTCGACCACGCCAAAATAGAATGACATGGCAAAGCCCACCAGCACGCCGGAGATGATCGGCACCAGGCGGAATATGCCTTTGCCGAACACCGCCACGATCAGCGTGGTCAGCAACGCTGGCATCGAGATCAGCATCGCCGTCTGGTAATGGATCAACTCGGCACCGTCGCCGGATTTACCCATCGCCATATTCGCGGCAATCGGCGCCATGGCCAGGCCGATGGAGATGATCACCGGGCCGATCACGACCGGCGGCAGCAACCGGTCGATGAAGCCGGTGCCCTTGATCTTTACCGCAGCGCCAAGGAAGGTGTAAACGAAACCGGCCGCCATCACCCCGCCCATGGTCGCCGCCAGGCCGAACTGCTGCTTGGCGAGAATGATCGGGGTAATGAAGGCAAAGCTCGACGCCAGGAATACCGGCACCTGCCGCCCGGTCACCAGCTGGAACAGCAGCGTGCCCAGGCCGGCGGTGAACAACGCGACGTTTGGATCAAGACCTGTAATCAGCGGCATCAACACCAGCGCGCCAAATGCCACGAAGAGCATCTGTGCGCCAGACAGGATCTGGCGCCAAAGCGGGTCGTTGAATTCATCCTGCATGCTCACGCGTCCTTCTGCTTGGTACCGAAGATCTTGTCGCCGGCATCGCCCAGGCCCGGGATGATGTAGCCGTGTTCGTTCAGGCGTTCATCGATGGAGGCCGTGTAGATCTGCACGTCCGGGTGGGCCTTCTCGACAGCGGCGATGCCTTCCGGCGCGGCCACCAGCACCATCGCGCGAATGTCCTTGCAACCGGCCTTTTTCAGCAGGTCGATGGTGGCGACCATGGAACTGCCGGTGGCGAGCATCGGGTCGATGATCATCGCCAGTCGCTCGTTGATTTCCGGTACGAGTTTTTCCAGGTACGTGTGCGCCTGCAGGGTTTCTTCATTGCGGGCCACGCCCACGGCGCTGACTTTGGCGCCCGGGATCAGGCTGAGCACACCTTCGAGCATGCCGATACCGGCCCGCAGGATCGGTACCACGGTGATTTTCTTACCGGCGATTTTCTCGACCTGGACGGGACCCGCCCAACCGGGGATCTCGTAGCTTTCCAGGGGTAAATCCTTGGTGGCTTCGTAAGTGAGCAACGCTCCGACTTCCTGAGCAAGCTCACGGAAGTTCTTCGTGCTAATGTCGGCGCGGCGCATAAGGCCGAGCTTGTGTCGGATCAGCGGATGGCGGATCTCGCGAGTGGGCATGGGAAAGGCTCCGGCGGCGGGCAAAAAAACCGGCCTAGATTAATCTATCCGAGGGTGTTGTCCTATAGACATCTAGTACGTTAGTCCATTAAGGCTTGAACGTTGCGCCTCACATGCGTACCTTTGCCCGCTTTTCTTGCCACAGCACCCCCTTGGAGAGCGCCATGTCCGCTGATCTCGAGCATATCCGTCAAATCATGCGCGAGGCTGACTGCCTGTACACCGAAGCGCAAGTCGAAGAAGCGATCGCCCGGGTCGGCGCACACATCACTCGCGAGATGGCCGATACCAACCCGGTGGTCTTCTGCGTGATGAATGGGGGCCTGATCTTCGCCGGTAAATTGCTGACTCATCTGCAATTCCCGTTGGAAGCGTCCTATCTGCACGCCACCCGTTACCGCAACGAAACCAGCGGTGGCGATCTGTTCTGGAAAGCCAAGCCGGAAGTCTCGTTCATCGACCGCGACGTGCTGATCATCGACGACATCCTTGATGAAGGGCACACCCTGGGCGCGATCATCGACTTCTGCAAACATGCCGGCGCGCGCAAAGTACACACCGCCGTGCTGATCGACAAAGATCACGACCGCAAGGCGCGTCCTGAGTTGAAAGCCGATTTCGTCGGTCTGCCGTGCATCGATCGCTACATCTTCGGTTACGGCATGGACTACAAAGGTTACTGGCGCAATGCCAATGGGATTTACGCCGTCAAAGGGATGTAAGGCATGACTCGCTTTCTTGACCAGACGTTGTTTGCCGAGTTGGCCGAGAAAGCGGCCGCCAGCTCCCGTGGCCGGCACCACCATAACTTCCATCAGATGGAAGAGCCGTGCCATCGCCTGGCGGTGGGCCTGCAACCCGATACGTATGTACCGCCTCACCGTCACCTGAGCGCGGACAAGGCTGAAACGCTGCTCGTGCTCAAGGGGCGCCTGGGCTTGTTGGTGTTCAGCGAGGCCGGCGAGGTGCTTGCCCAGCGTGTGATGCAGGCGGGCGGTGAGTGTTCGGGAGTGGATCTGCCACCGGGTGTGTTCCATGGCTTGGTGGTGCTGGAGCCCGATACCGTGATGTTCGAGTGCAAGGCCGGGCCCTATCGGCCGGTTGGTGAGGGTGAACTGGCTGACTGGGCGCCCCGCGAAGGCGATGCCGATGTGGCGCAGTATCAACGCTGGATGCTTGCCCACTTCGATTGAGCTACAGTGCTGGGCCATCTTCTGCGGAGCGGCCCATGAGCCTGTTGATACGCACCTGCGCCGCCCTGGCGCTGACCTTGAGCCTGCCCCTGGCCGCCGCGCCTGCGCCGATGCACAGTCAATTCCTGCCGCCGGACGACCTGGCCTTGCGCGCCGAAGCGCCTGACCAGCAGCAACTGCTGCAAATTACCGAATATGCAGTGGTGGTGGGTAACCAGCGTCAATCCACCCAGCAGCCGATTCCGGTGACCTCTCCGTTGATGATTCGACTCAAGGGCAAGTCCTTGAACAAGGGCGCGACCATCGCCCAGGTGGTCCTCAATTTCGATGCCGAAAGCAAAAGCCTGAAAAAGCCGGCATACGATGACAAGAGTAAAACCTTGACCCTGTCGTACCCGGTGACCCAGTACCGAGTGATTGTCGACTTGCTGCGCAATGACACGGTATATGTGCAGTTCCTCAGTTACGCCAATGGGCATATCTGGGCGGATTTGCATACCGGGGCTGTTCGTACCAAATAGCAAAAATACTGAAGAACCAATATGGGAGGGGGCAAGCCCCCTCCCACAGTTTGATCTGCATTCAACAGGTAGGCCTCAGTTGGCTTTTGCGGTCTTGGAGCAACGGGAGTTGGACTGGTGTACTCGATTAAAAATGTGGGAGGGGGCTTGCCCCCGATGAGGGCCTGTCAGTTGATGCATCTGTGGCTGATCCACTGCCACCACATTGGTTCTTCAGCGCTTTCGAAGCCCGCGCCTCGCAGGTAGACTTCAAACCCCGTGTAAATGTCTGCAGGCTGGAGTCGGTAATGCGTAAAGATAAGAAACAGGTGATTGGCGACGAAATCGGCGACGATCAAATCAAGTTGTTCCTGGACTTCGAGCCAGTTGACGCGACTTCACCGTCCCTGCACAAACTGATCAAGGCCTATCGTGGCCTGCGTATCGACGATTTCGAACGCTTCCTGGGCTTCTTCAAGGCTGCTGGCCTGGACCTGGACGGCAAGGACGAGCATGGCCAGACCTTTGTCGACCTGATCAAGGACCAGCGCAACGCCGCCGAGTACATCGAGCTGATCGACAACGCCCGCGGCTGACGCTTGCGAGGCATAAAAAAACGCCCCGCTCTCAGCCTGAGAGCGGGGCGTTTTTGCTTTTAACTGTAGGAGCGATCAAGCGTAGCTTTCAGCCTCGTTGCTTTGCTCTACAAGCTCCAGGCTGATGTTGTTCTGCGCATTGATCTTGCGATACAGCTCAGCATCGGTTTCCAACACTTTTTCCCGGGCCGGGAAGATTTCATGCAGCTTGGTGGCCCATTCGCCGGCAGTTTTTTCCGGGAAGCAGCGCTCGATCAGTTCCAGCATGATCGACACCGTTACCGACGCGCCAGGAGAAGCACCCAAAAGCGCCGCCAACGAACCGTCCTTGGCTGCGACCAGTTCGGTGCCGAATTGCAGCACGCCGCCTTTCTTCGGATCTTTCTTGATGATCTGCACGCGTTGGCCGGCCACTTCCAGGCGCCAGTCCTCGGCTTTGGCTTCCGGGTAGAAGCGGCGCAGGGATTCAAGGCGCTGCTCCATGGACTGCATCACTTCGCTGACCAGGTACTTGGTGAGGTCCATGTTGTCCCGTGCCACGGCCAGCATCGGCCCGATGTTGCCGGCGCGCACGGACAGCGGCAGGTCGAGGAACGAGCCATGCTTGAGGAACTTGGTGGTAAATCCGGCGTAAGGCCCGAACAGCAGGGACTTCTTGCCATCGACCACGCGGGTGTCCAGGTGTGGCACGGACATCGGTGGCGAACCCACCGCGGCCTGGCTGTAGACCTTGGCCTGGTGGTGCTTGACCACTTCCGGGTTGTCGCAACGCAGCCACTGCCCGCTGACCGGGAAGCCGCCAAAACCTTTGCTCTCTTCGATACCCGAGGCTTGCAGCAGGGGCAGGGCCGCACCACCGGCGCCGAGGAACACGAACTTGGCGTCCACATCACGGCTGTTGCCGCTGTTGACGTCCTTGATGCTCACAGTCCAGCCCGCGCCGTTGCGCTTGAGGCCGGTCACGCGCTTGCAGTACTTGACCTGGGCGTCCGCCGAGCTGGTCAGGTGGCTGAGCAGTTGGTTGGTGAGGGCGCCGAAGTTGACGTCGGTGCCGTTCACGACACGGGTTGCCGCGATTTTTTCGTCCAGCGGGCGGCCTGGCATCATCAGCGGCATCCACTCGGCCATCTCGCTGCGGTCTTCGGTGTAGTGCATATCCGAGAACGCGTGGTGCTGGCTGAGGGTTTCAAAGCGCTTCTTGAGGAAAGACACGCCTTTTTCGCCCTGAACGAAGCTCAGGTGCGGCACCGGGCTGATAAAGGACTTGGACGAGCCAAAGGTGCCTTTTTTGGTCAGGTACGCCCAGAACTGCTTCGACACCTCGAACTGGGTGTTGATGTGCACGGCTTTCTTGATGTCGATGGAACCATCGGCGGCCTGGGGGGTGTAGTTGAGCTCACACAGGCCAGCATGACCGGTACCGGCGTTGTTCCACGGGTTGGAACTTTCCGCGGCACCCGAATCCATCAGCTCAACGACTTCCAGCTTGAGGCCGGGGTCGAGCTCTTTGAGCAGTACGGCCAGGGTGGCACTCATGATGCCGGCCCCTACCAGTACTACGTCGACTGCTTCGTTATGCGCCATTTAACGCGTCTCCAAAATCTGCAGCACCAAATTGACGGCATGGCTGCCAGGAGTGACGGGGCGGTTCACGTGTTGCCCCAGGTTACCCATGGCCAGGATCGCCATGTCCGATTCGCAATTCTTTGCAACTTCAGCGCACGCTTCCTGCCGGGCTAATCTGCCTATGAACGCATTCATGGGCGCCTGTGGCAATTCGACTTATGGTCAAAGCGTGCGATTCGTGCAACCAATCCGTAGCGGACAGGATCAAGCCAGCGTTTTTGAGGCGTGCTCGTTCCTGTGTGGTTGGGCTGTTCCAGACGCTGATGGTGCTTGTACAAACGCCAAACTATTCATTTGCTCGCCACACTCTTGTGAAGTTGTGAAAACCCGTTTTTTCACGCTCTTTTGAAGACGTGAACCTCAAAAAAGGGCTGCCCAGTCTGGCACCTGGCCCGCGACACCTCTGCCGATATGCGGCAAAACGGGCAAACAACTCAAGTGGCCGAGCGCAATGGCAGCTCTGGCAGATTCGGTAAAGAAGGGTGGTTTGCAAGGAAAACAGCAAGCGCGCCAGCTTCACTCGATCTGTGTGGGCGGCTCTCTGTGGGCGATTCTTGGGGGTTAATACCGAGGCATTAACGATGCTGCGAGGCCCGATCAGGAGACGTCCTTATAATCGGGGGGAGATTGTAGCGAAGAACGCTAAGGAAATGGGCGTGTTTTATGACTTTTATTAGGTGTTCGGTCAGGCGGCCAACGGCTGGTGACTTGGTGCCTGCGCAGGGCGCTGGCTGATGCGCGCGCGCGCTGGCAAGGGGTGGTGCATCCAGCTCAAGCGAATTTCGTCGATTTCTACCCAACCTTCGCCGACCGGCGGCAGGCTGCACTCTTTGAAGGCCTGGCAGCGGCCTTGGGCATCGAGCAGGGCAAACTGGCGAAGGGCGGGCTTGCGAGAGAACAGTGACCAGAGAAAATGCATGGGATCGACCTCCTTGGATTGAAACCAAGCATGCGCGCCCACGATGACGCACTCGTGTATCAGCGGTGACATATCTGTGACACCGAACCGCTACATCGCCAGCGGGTCATAGGTTGTAACTGGCGCTAGTTCCCGGCAATGGCCGCCCGCTATACTGCCGCGCTGTCGGTACTCGATTTCTGGAGAGAAGAGCATGTTGCAACGCCTGTTGTTCGGTTTGATCACTGTGACCAGTTTGACCCTGGTTGGCTGCGCCAACAGCCCGCAACAACTCAGCCCGCAGCCGATAATCACCACGCAGTTGGCGCCCGTGGGGCACGGCCAGCCGGTTTCGGTGCGTGTAGTGGACGGTCGTCCATCACCCACCCTGGGCTCCCGTGGCGGCTTGTACCCGGAGACCGCACTGGTGTCGGTGAACGCTGCCGACGTGCTGCCCAAGCTGCAAGCCCAGGCCGAAGCCGCCGTGCGCCTGCTGGGTTTTACCCCGGCCAATTCGCCGGGCGCCCCTCAGTTGACCATCACCCTGGCCGAGCTGAAGTACCAGTCGCCCAAGGACGGCCTGTATGTGACCGAAGCCTCTATTGGCGCGACGTTCAAGTCTGACGTCACTGCCGGCACCCGTCGCTACAGCGGCCGTTATGGTGCGTCCCTCAATCAGCGCTTTGGCATGGCGCCGAACCAGGAGACCAATACCAAGCTGGTCAGCGATGTGCTCAGCGACGCCCTGACCCGTCTGTTCAAGGACCCAAGCATCGGCTCCTTGCTCAGCTCGCAATAACCGCTCAATAAAAAACCGGGCCCAGCGATGGGCCCGGTTTTTTTATGCCTTCGGTTTCAGGCTGCGGTGTCGATACAAAAGTCCAGCAGGCTCACCCCCGTCAGCAAATCAGCCTCCGGCAAGTCTGCATGTTGATGCCCGCCAAGGGCGCAATACACCAGCCAGTGGCGGTCCTGGACGTTGAATGCCAGGCCGTCGACCAGCGCCTCCTGCTCATCGCTTTGGGCGATCAGATACAGCCGATCCTGGTTCTGCGCGTGCAACATGACAAGCTCCCGAGCGTTCGAAGGGCAACAGAGTGGCCTGTTAAGGTGACGTTCAGGTGACGCCGTAAATTACTGGATACATTAGCCGTCAATGGAGGAAGGAGTTGGACGGCGCAGGAGGTGACTATCCTTCAGGTTTGTATCTGAATGGATACCAGAATACTGATTCACCGAGGTGTGTGATGGCACTGCCCGCACTGCTGATCAATGCTGTTGCCTTATTAGTGGCCTGCCCGGGTGCAGTGCTGCTGTTCATTACCCGCTTTCGCGAGCAGCGTGCGATGGCCGACCTGGCTGCGCAGAGCGAAGAGCGCGCAATCGACCAACCGATGCTGTTTCTGGATGTGCGCACCGAACGGGCGCATCGCCTGGCCTATCGCATTGGCTTTGCCTGCCTGGGACTGTCGCTGGCCATGTCCTGGCTCAGCACCCACCTGTAAAAACACCACAAAACACCAGTGGGAGGGGGCTTGCCCCCTCCCACCTTTTTGTTTCGGTGTTTACAGGGGGATTCCGGCTTTAACGCGGTACTGGTTGCGAACGGGCGTTGCATATTGCACCACCAGGAACGGCCGGTGCTCGGCCGGGCATTCATTCAAGCGCCGTTCCCACTCGGCTTTTGCCTTGGCCAGTTCGTCCGCCGGGAAGACATCTGCCGCCGTGGGCACCTGCAATTGTGGGTCGGCATCGCTCCACTGGGCGTACGCCAGGTAGTGCACCGGGAACAAGCGATAACCCCCGAGGATCTGCCGGTCCATTTCCGCCGCGAGCAGCTTGGTATCTTCGAAACGCTCGGTGATCGGCGCCGCGAAGTTCACATGCACACGACCCTTGTAGCCGGTGATGCCAAGCGCAATGCTCACATCGTCCTCGCCCGGCGCCTTGCAGTAGGTGCCGGTGGTGGCGCGGATGTACAGTTCGCGGGCCTTGGCAGCATCGCAGGGGTCGTATTCATAGCTGATCGACACCGGCGTCAGGTTCAACGACTGGATCACCTCGGCAAACGGCTCGTCCTTGCGGCTGACGTGGAACATCTTCAGGATCGCCGATTCGGTGCGGTCATCCCCATCCTTGGCGCGGCCTTCGGCCTGGGCGATCCAGATCGACTG
This genomic window contains:
- a CDS encoding uracil-xanthine permease family protein, encoding MQDEFNDPLWRQILSGAQMLFVAFGALVLMPLITGLDPNVALFTAGLGTLLFQLVTGRQVPVFLASSFAFITPIILAKQQFGLAATMGGVMAAGFVYTFLGAAVKIKGTGFIDRLLPPVVIGPVIISIGLAMAPIAANMAMGKSGDGAELIHYQTAMLISMPALLTTLIVAVFGKGIFRLVPIISGVLVGFAMSFYFGVVDTAKIAAAPWFALPHFTAPEFNWQAILFIVPVALAPAIEHIGGVIAVGSVTGRDYLKKPGLHRTLLGDGIATTAAGLFGGPPNTTYAEVTGAVMLTKNYNPKIMTWAAIFAISLAFIGKFGALLQSIPVPVMGGILCLLFGSIAAVGMNTLIRHKIDLGEARNLVIVSVTLVFGIGGVLVGTGTGPDDFGLKGIALCAVVAIGLNLLLPGNDGWKNKKPDEPLL
- the upp gene encoding uracil phosphoribosyltransferase — encoded protein: MPTREIRHPLIRHKLGLMRRADISTKNFRELAQEVGALLTYEATKDLPLESYEIPGWAGPVQVEKIAGKKITVVPILRAGIGMLEGVLSLIPGAKVSAVGVARNEETLQAHTYLEKLVPEINERLAMIIDPMLATGSSMVATIDLLKKAGCKDIRAMVLVAAPEGIAAVEKAHPDVQIYTASIDERLNEHGYIIPGLGDAGDKIFGTKQKDA
- a CDS encoding hypoxanthine-guanine phosphoribosyltransferase is translated as MSADLEHIRQIMREADCLYTEAQVEEAIARVGAHITREMADTNPVVFCVMNGGLIFAGKLLTHLQFPLEASYLHATRYRNETSGGDLFWKAKPEVSFIDRDVLIIDDILDEGHTLGAIIDFCKHAGARKVHTAVLIDKDHDRKARPELKADFVGLPCIDRYIFGYGMDYKGYWRNANGIYAVKGM
- a CDS encoding WbuC family cupin fold metalloprotein — translated: MTRFLDQTLFAELAEKAAASSRGRHHHNFHQMEEPCHRLAVGLQPDTYVPPHRHLSADKAETLLVLKGRLGLLVFSEAGEVLAQRVMQAGGECSGVDLPPGVFHGLVVLEPDTVMFECKAGPYRPVGEGELADWAPREGDADVAQYQRWMLAHFD
- a CDS encoding PA4642 family protein, whose protein sequence is MRKDKKQVIGDEIGDDQIKLFLDFEPVDATSPSLHKLIKAYRGLRIDDFERFLGFFKAAGLDLDGKDEHGQTFVDLIKDQRNAAEYIELIDNARG
- the mqo gene encoding malate dehydrogenase (quinone), whose protein sequence is MAHNEAVDVVLVGAGIMSATLAVLLKELDPGLKLEVVELMDSGAAESSNPWNNAGTGHAGLCELNYTPQAADGSIDIKKAVHINTQFEVSKQFWAYLTKKGTFGSSKSFISPVPHLSFVQGEKGVSFLKKRFETLSQHHAFSDMHYTEDRSEMAEWMPLMMPGRPLDEKIAATRVVNGTDVNFGALTNQLLSHLTSSADAQVKYCKRVTGLKRNGAGWTVSIKDVNSGNSRDVDAKFVFLGAGGAALPLLQASGIEESKGFGGFPVSGQWLRCDNPEVVKHHQAKVYSQAAVGSPPMSVPHLDTRVVDGKKSLLFGPYAGFTTKFLKHGSFLDLPLSVRAGNIGPMLAVARDNMDLTKYLVSEVMQSMEQRLESLRRFYPEAKAEDWRLEVAGQRVQIIKKDPKKGGVLQFGTELVAAKDGSLAALLGASPGASVTVSIMLELIERCFPEKTAGEWATKLHEIFPAREKVLETDAELYRKINAQNNISLELVEQSNEAESYA
- a CDS encoding YajG family lipoprotein, yielding MLQRLLFGLITVTSLTLVGCANSPQQLSPQPIITTQLAPVGHGQPVSVRVVDGRPSPTLGSRGGLYPETALVSVNAADVLPKLQAQAEAAVRLLGFTPANSPGAPQLTITLAELKYQSPKDGLYVTEASIGATFKSDVTAGTRRYSGRYGASLNQRFGMAPNQETNTKLVSDVLSDALTRLFKDPSIGSLLSSQ
- a CDS encoding 1-acyl-sn-glycerol-3-phosphate acyltransferase, yielding MGEFDTIRPYNDSEVPAVLDRLFSDKAFLDILTHFRFPRFAGALGWLLKPMIARKLRREFAGVTTVATLQDKVEYYVDHTIDRATDGVTYTGVEQLKSGTAYVFLANHRDIVMDPAFVNYAVYHAGLPTPRIAIGDNLLQKPFVSDLMRLNKSFIVHRSITGRKEKMAAYQLLSAYINHSIRNDCQSIWIAQAEGRAKDGDDRTESAILKMFHVSRKDEPFAEVIQSLNLTPVSISYEYDPCDAAKARELYIRATTGTYCKAPGEDDVSIALGITGYKGRVHVNFAAPITERFEDTKLLAAEMDRQILGGYRLFPVHYLAYAQWSDADPQLQVPTAADVFPADELAKAKAEWERRLNECPAEHRPFLVVQYATPVRNQYRVKAGIPL